The region TCTCAGAGCTTCCGCGACGTGAAGATCGGCGGCCGCAACTATACCGTCACCTCGCACGGCACGCTTGCAGTGAAGGCTCCCGCCGGCACCGTCATCTATGTCAACAGCTACATGCCCAACCACCACGTTGGCGATACTTTGCTGGATCTGTCGCCGGAGCAGAACAACACCAAGGTCGTCCTCGACTAACCACCGTCACTAACTCCTGGACCCTTGCAGAGAAGCGATCGTTCCAGCACATGCCGAAGCGGTGGGACTCCAACACCCACATTCCTCCCACCGCTCCTGACGGCAACCGTGTCTCCTGGCCGCGCCCTCGCTAACGTTTCACAGGCTTCTTGTTCACCGCAGACGTGCTGCCCTGCGGCAGAATCGTAATCGACGGCTCCGCACATTCACTCAGTCCTTTGCATACGGTTGGCGTCACGCCATCCTTGGCCAGGCAAGCCTCCACGGCAGTCAGCTCCTTGTTGCTGCAGCTCACCAGAATGCTCCCTGCCGGAAACGTCGGGTTCGCCTGTTGAAGCTGCTGTTGAATCGCGGCGGGCGTCATGGTCACAGCCTTGGTATTTTTGAAGGCCGCAGGAACCTTGAACGCGTGGAAGTCCGTGCGTTCGAGTTGGAAGAATGCATCCGGCCCAAGTCCCGTGCATGTCCCATGCTTCGGCCACTCATGTTCCAGTAGCGTAAGGTCCGGCGAGATGTCCAGATACTGGCTATAGTTCTTCGGCCCCGGCGCATTTGAGCAGCTCACCGGGTAACTGCCGTTGTTATTCTGCGGCCAAAGGCCATGCACGATGAACCCCGGTTTTGCCTTGCACTCGGGGCTCGTCGCCTCGATCGCGCAGAACTCCGGCGACCACGAAAGATTCAATAGATAGAAATCAAATACCCCTACCTTGCCCTTCTTCTGCGCGTTTGCAGGCGCAGCGATGACAAGCAGGGAAGCAAAGAGGCACGCGAGCGAGGTCAGGGTCTTCATACCCAGAATCCTACCCGCACGCAGTGAAATGCGAAACCGGCACCGGCCACCTCCTATACTGGAGAGGCCTATGTCAGATTCCAGATTCGCTCCCGTTGAAGACCAACTTGCCCTTCTCACCAAGGGCGCAGCCGAGATCATCCCGCTCGATGACCTGCGCACGCGCCTTGAAGCCAGCCTCAAATCCGGCAAGCCCCTTCGTGTGAAGGCCGGCTTCGATCCTACCGCGCCCGACCTCCATCTGGGCCATACCGTCCTTATGCGTAAGCTGCGCCACTTTCAGCAGCTTGGCCACACCGTCATCTTCCTCATCGGTGATTCCACCGCGCTCATCGGCGACCCCACCGGCAAGTCCCAGACCCGCAAGCAGCTTACCCAGGCCGAGATCGACGCCAATGCAGAGACCTACAAGCAGCAAGTCTTTCGCATTCTCGATGAATCTAAGACCGAAGTCCGCTACAACTCGGAGTGGCTCGCCAAACTCGGTTTCGCGGACATGATCCGTCTCGCCGCCAAGGCCACTGTTAGCCAGATGCTGGAGCGTGAGGACTTCCATCAGCGCTTCAACAACGAGGAGCCCATCAGCCTGCATGAGCTTCTGTACCCGCTTGCGCAGGGCTATGACTCGGTTGCACTGGAATGCGATGTCGAACTCGGCGGGACCGACCAGAAGTTCAACCTGCTAATGGGCCGCCGCCTCCAGCGCGACGCAGGGCAGCTTCCGCAGATCGTCTTGATGACGCCGATTCTGGAAGGCTTGGACGGTGTGCAGAAGATGTCCAAGTCGCTCGGCAACGCCGTCGGCGTAGAGGACTCGCCGTTCGATATGTTTACCAAGCTGATGACGATTCCGGATGCGCTCATCGGCCGCTACTTCACCTTCCTGACGGACCTACTGCCTGCCCAGATCGCGGTGATTGAGGAGCAGATCGTCGCCGGCCAGCTTCATCCCATGCAGGCCAAACGAGATCTTGCTCGCACCATTGTCGAAGGCTTTCACACGCTGGAGGTCGCCGCTCACGCGGAGGAGAACTGGTCGAAACAGTTCCAGCAGGGCGGCGTCTCGGACGATATCGAAGAAGTAGGCATCACGCAGGCTGAGATTGCTGGCCCGGAAGCCCATAATGCACAGGATGGCGTCACGGGCTTCACCATCAAGCTGCCTCCCCTGCTCGTCCACTGCGGTCTCTGCCCGTCAAACTCTGAAGCTACCCGCAAGCTCCGCGAAGGCGCCGTGAAGATCGACGGTGAGGTGCAGAAGGATGCCGTGATGCAACTGGCGAGCCTTCCCGTTACCTTGACGATCCGACTTGGCAAGAAAGCCAAACGAGCCGTCATTACGTAAGACAGACCTGAGAGCAGGGCCGGCGCATCCAACGGGAATGAGCGAGTTCGATGTGTTGGTGATTGGGGCCGGAATGGCCGGGTTGTCGGCTGGCCGGGCCCTGGCTGAGGCGGGGCTGCGCGTAGTTTTGCTGGAGGGGCGGGACCGCGTCGGTGGGCGCATCCTGACCGTGCGGGCGGGGGATGAGGTCGTCGAGATGGGTGCGGAGTTCGTGCATGGACGGCCGCAGGAGCTTTGGGATTTGATCGGGGAGGCAGGTCTCCAGACCTATGAGCGGACCGGAGAGTTTCTGCGTGCGGGGGATGGCGGGTTTGAGAGTGAGGGTGATGAGGACGAGGAGCCGCTCGAAGACTTGAAGACATATGAGGGGCCTGACCTTTCGTTTGCGCAGTATGTCGAAGGCTTGGGCCTTTCGGCGACTAAGAAGGTGGAGGCGATTGGGTACGTGGAAGGGTTCAATGCCGCCGATGCGCGGGAGGCCTCGATTATTGGGTTGGGGCGGCAGCAGGTTGCGGAGGATGCGATCGAGGGGGACCGGCTCTGGCGGATCAAGGATGGATATGACCGGGTGCCGGAGTTCCTGCTGGAACGGTTTGAGGTGGCGGGTGGGCGGGTGATGCTGGGGGCTTGCGTGAAGGAAATTGCCTGGGAGCGCGGGCGAGTGGTGGTCAAGACATCTGCAGGTGAGTTCAGGGCGGCGAAGGCCGTGGTGACGCTGCCGCTGGGAGTTTTGCAGGCGGGGGTAGTGACGTTTTCTCCGGAGCCGGCGGGGGTGATGGCGGCGGCGAGGCGGATGAGGATGGGGCAGGTTTGCCGGTTTACGTTGGTGTTCAAGAAGATGCTCTGGCCGGAGGGGATGAGTTTTTTGATGGCGCGGGAGGCTATGCCGCCGGTGTGGTGGTCGGCGTGGCCTTCTGCGGGGCTGACGATGACGGGTTGGGTTGGTGGGCCACGGGCTGACGAGTTGATGGGGGATATGGATCTACAGGCGCGTGGGATGGCTGGGTTGGCGGCGGCTTTGGGGGTGTCAGAGGATGTCGTGAGTAAGGAGTTGATTGGGGTTCATGTGCATGACTGGGCTTCAGATGAGTTTGCGCGGGGGGCTTACTCATGGGTGCCGGTGGGTGGTGTGGACGCTTCGGCAGAGATGGGCGTGCCGATGGAGGAGACGCTGTTCTTTGCAGGGGAGCATACGGATACGACCGGGCATTGGGGGACGGTGCATGCTGCGCTGCGGAGTGGATTGAGGGTGGCGGGGCAGGTGCTGGAGTCGATTGGGGAATGATTGGGAGCGGTGAAAACCCACCTCCGAAATCCGGACATGGGGCACCCAGGTCTGGGGTTGGGATAAATGTGTGAACTCGGATTGGCTGGGGTGCATCTGAGGTTAGTATGGTTGCCACGAAATCTCTTCTGAACACGCCCCTGGATATCACGCCTGATACGACGATCATGGTAAATGGGGAGGCTGTTGCCGCTCATGCGGGAGAGCATCTCATTGAGGCGCTGAATCGCCATGCAACGGCTTTGAACGTCAAGGGCACGCCGCAGGTCTGCTACGTGCCGCAGATGGGGCCGATCCAGAGTTGCGATACCTGCATGGTGAAGGTGGATGGGAAGCTGGTGCGGGCCTGTGGGACTCCTGTGACCAGCCAGATGAAGGTGGAGACCGAAGGGTATGAGGTGGATGTGGCGCAGCGGGAGGCGTTTGACCGCATTCTGCAGAATCACATGCTGTACTGCACGGTCTGCGATAACAACAACCAGAACTGCACGGTACATAACGCGACGGCGGACCTGGATGTGAAGCATCAGGCTCGTCCTTATATGGAGAAGCCGTATGAGAAGGATATGTCCAACCCCTTCTACCGGTATGACCCGAACCAGTGCATTCTGTGCGGGCGTTGCGTCGAGGCCTGTCAGAGCGTGCAGGTAAACGAGACGCTTACGATCAACTGGGAGAGTGAGCACCCGCGGGTGTTGTGGGATGGCGGGGAGAAGATTGAGGGATCGTCGTGTGTGTCGTGTGGGCACTGCGTGACGGTTTGCCCATGCAATGCGCTGATGGAGAAGACGATGATCGGCCATGCGGGGTACCTGACGAACATTCCGCCGAAGGTCCTGGACGACATGATCGAGGTAGTGAAGGGGATCGAGCCGCCGATTGGGTACGGGCCGATTCTGGCGCTGAGCGAGATGGAATCGGAGATGCGGCATCAGCGGGTGAAGCGTACGAAGACCGTGTGCACGTACTGCGGGGTGGGGTGCAGCTTCGAGGTGTGGACGCGGGATCGGCATATCTTGAAGATCGAGCCGACGCATGGGCCGGCGAACGGCATTTCGACGTGCGTGAAGGGCAAGTTTGCGTGGGATTTTATCAACTCGCCCGACAGGTTGACGCAGCCGCTGATGCGGCAGGGCGATACGTTTGTGCCGATCACGTGGGATGCGGCTCTGGACCTGATCGCAGAGAAGTGGGGGAAGATCAAGGAGGAGCATGGGCCGGATGCGCTGGCGTTTATCGCTTCCTCCAAGTGCACGAACGAAGAGAGCTACCTGATGCAGAAGCTGGCGCGGCAGGTGGTGGGGACGAACAATATCGATAATTGCAGCCGGTACTGCCAGACGCCGGCTTCGATGGGATTGCAGCGGACGGTGGGGTATGGGGCGGACTCGGGATCGATCTCGGATATCGAGATGGCTTCGCTGGTGATCATCGTGGGGGCGAACTCGGCGGAGTCGCATCCGGTGCTGGCTACGCGGATCAAGCGGTCTCAGAAGCATCGGGGGCAGAGGCTGATCGTAGCCGATATCCGGAAGCATGAGATGGCGGAGCGGGCGGACATGTTCATTCAGCCGAACCCTTCTACGGACGAGGTCTGGCTGAGCGGCGTGGCGAAGTACATCCTGGATCACAACCTGGCGAAGATGGCCTTCGTTCATAAATGGGTGAACAAGTTTGAGGAGTATGCAAAGTCGCTGGAGCCGTTCACGCTGGAGTATGTGGAGCAGGTGACGGGTCTCTCGCAGGACACGATGATCACGCTGGCGAATGAGATTGCGGCGGCCCCTACAGTTTGCATTCTGTGGGCGATGGGGGTGACCCAGCATTGTGGCGGCGCGGATACCTCGACCTGCATCAGCAATCTGCTGTTGCTGACGGGGAACTATATGCGGCCGGGGACTGGGGCTTATCCTCTGCGCGGGCATAACAATGTGCAGGGTGCGAGCGACTTTGGGTCGATGCCGAACATCTTCTCCGGCTACCAGAAGGTGGATGACGCGGAGATTCGCGGGAAGTTTGAGGCGGACTGGGGATGCACGCTGCCGGTGAACAAGGGACTGGATAACCGGGAGATGATCGAGGCGATCCACGCCGGCAAGCTGAAGGCGATGTACATCAAGGGCGAGGATACGATCACATCCGACTCAAACGCGAACGATGTGGGCGAAGCGCTGCGGAAGCTCGACTTCCTGATCGTGCAGGACATCAACTTCTCTGTGACGTGCGAGTATGCGGATCTGATCTTGCCGGCTTCGCCATCGCTGGAGAAGGATGGGACGTTTGTGAATACGGAGCGGCGGATTCAACGGCTATATAAAGCGCTGGAGCCACTGGGAGAGTCGAAGCCGGACTGGGTGATTCTGCAGATGATTGCGAATCGTCTGGGGGCTGGGTGGGACTATAAGCATCCTTCGGATGTGATGGTGGAGGTGGCTCGGCTGACGCCGAGCATGGCGGGCGTGACGTATGAGCGGCTGGAAGGGTTCAAATCGCTGCAATGGCCGGTGGCGAAGGATGGGACCGACACGCCGCTTTGCTATACGGAGAAGTTCGCGCTGCCGGATGGGAAGGCGACGTTCTGGCCGCTGGTGTATGTTCCGCCATCGGAGGAGGTCAGTGCCAAGTACGATCTGCACCTGAATAATGGGCGCCTGCTGGAGCACTTTGAGCAGGGATCGATGACTTATCGGTCGCCGGGGATCAAGGAGATCACGCCGGAGAACTTTGTGGAGGTATCGCCTGAGTTAGCGGCGGAGCGTGGGATTGCGACGGGCCGGTATGTGCAGTTGACGAGTCCGTATGGTCGGGTGAGGGTGCAGGTGCTGGTGTCGGACCGGGTGAAGGGCAAACAGCTTTATATGCCGCTGAACTCGGTAGCGGAGCCGGTGAATAAGCTGACGGGCTCGCACACGGACCGGGCGACTCATACCCCGGCGTTCAAGGAGACCTCGGTTGAGATGACGGTGCTTCCGGAGATGGGGGAGAATCCGCTGCCGAGGAAGAACTTCCGGTATGGGACTCGGCATCCGCAGATGGGATTAGAGATTGAGCGGAAGTGGGCGCTGCCGGGGTATCACCTGCCGGGAACGAAGGAGAGCGATAAGCTCGTGCAGATCAAGTCGATTACGGTTTAGAGAGCGGAGATTATGGCGAATCCACTGAAGTTCAAGGTTGTGGTCGATCCGAAGTTGGAGTTGCAGCGGCAGCTTGAGGCTGCGCCGGTGGAGAATGCGGAGGCGCTGCTGGTCGCGTACGACATTCTGAAGACGGCGCATGCGAATGGAACGCTGGACCTGGTGAATGGACTGGTGGGTGGGCGCGACATCATTGCGGCGAAGGTGGCGGAGTATGCGAAGCTGCCGGGTGGGATCGCGGCGATACGGAATCTGCTGGAATTGAGCAAGATTCTGATGGCGATCGATCCGGAGACGCTGGATCAGTTGACGAGGTGCGTGACGGCAGCGGTGGGGCAGCACCAGGCGGAGACTAAGCCGCCTTCGCTGTGGGCGCTGGCGCGGCGGGCTACGAGCGAGGATAGCCGACGGGGGCTGTCGTTCATGACGCTGGTGCTGGCGGCGGTGGGCAAGTCGCTGAAGGGTACGCCGGAGAAGTAAGATGGTGGGGTGAAACTACCTGAGAAGACGTTTGAGATTGGGCCGATTGCGGTTGGCCGTGGGAAGCTCTTTTTGATTGCAGGGCCTTGTGTGCTCGAGGGCGAGAGCCATGCCCGTGGACTGGCCGAAGCGGTGCAGAAGATTGCGGCCGAGGTGGGGATTCCCTACTGCTTCAAGGCGAGCTACGACAAGGCAAACCGGACGAGTATCAAGAGCTTTAGGGGGCCTGGGTTGGTGGAGGGGACCCGTATATTGAGGGCGATCGCCAAGGATACAGGGCTGCCGGTGCTGACGGATGTGCATACTCCGGAGGACTGTGCGCGGCTTTCG is a window of Granulicella tundricola MP5ACTX9 DNA encoding:
- the fdhF gene encoding formate dehydrogenase subunit alpha; its protein translation is MVATKSLLNTPLDITPDTTIMVNGEAVAAHAGEHLIEALNRHATALNVKGTPQVCYVPQMGPIQSCDTCMVKVDGKLVRACGTPVTSQMKVETEGYEVDVAQREAFDRILQNHMLYCTVCDNNNQNCTVHNATADLDVKHQARPYMEKPYEKDMSNPFYRYDPNQCILCGRCVEACQSVQVNETLTINWESEHPRVLWDGGEKIEGSSCVSCGHCVTVCPCNALMEKTMIGHAGYLTNIPPKVLDDMIEVVKGIEPPIGYGPILALSEMESEMRHQRVKRTKTVCTYCGVGCSFEVWTRDRHILKIEPTHGPANGISTCVKGKFAWDFINSPDRLTQPLMRQGDTFVPITWDAALDLIAEKWGKIKEEHGPDALAFIASSKCTNEESYLMQKLARQVVGTNNIDNCSRYCQTPASMGLQRTVGYGADSGSISDIEMASLVIIVGANSAESHPVLATRIKRSQKHRGQRLIVADIRKHEMAERADMFIQPNPSTDEVWLSGVAKYILDHNLAKMAFVHKWVNKFEEYAKSLEPFTLEYVEQVTGLSQDTMITLANEIAAAPTVCILWAMGVTQHCGGADTSTCISNLLLLTGNYMRPGTGAYPLRGHNNVQGASDFGSMPNIFSGYQKVDDAEIRGKFEADWGCTLPVNKGLDNREMIEAIHAGKLKAMYIKGEDTITSDSNANDVGEALRKLDFLIVQDINFSVTCEYADLILPASPSLEKDGTFVNTERRIQRLYKALEPLGESKPDWVILQMIANRLGAGWDYKHPSDVMVEVARLTPSMAGVTYERLEGFKSLQWPVAKDGTDTPLCYTEKFALPDGKATFWPLVYVPPSEEVSAKYDLHLNNGRLLEHFEQGSMTYRSPGIKEITPENFVEVSPELAAERGIATGRYVQLTSPYGRVRVQVLVSDRVKGKQLYMPLNSVAEPVNKLTGSHTDRATHTPAFKETSVEMTVLPEMGENPLPRKNFRYGTRHPQMGLEIERKWALPGYHLPGTKESDKLVQIKSITV
- a CDS encoding DUF1641 domain-containing protein; this translates as MANPLKFKVVVDPKLELQRQLEAAPVENAEALLVAYDILKTAHANGTLDLVNGLVGGRDIIAAKVAEYAKLPGGIAAIRNLLELSKILMAIDPETLDQLTRCVTAAVGQHQAETKPPSLWALARRATSEDSRRGLSFMTLVLAAVGKSLKGTPEK
- a CDS encoding ribonuclease T2 family protein — encoded protein: MKTLTSLACLFASLLVIAAPANAQKKGKVGVFDFYLLNLSWSPEFCAIEATSPECKAKPGFIVHGLWPQNNNGSYPVSCSNAPGPKNYSQYLDISPDLTLLEHEWPKHGTCTGLGPDAFFQLERTDFHAFKVPAAFKNTKAVTMTPAAIQQQLQQANPTFPAGSILVSCSNKELTAVEACLAKDGVTPTVCKGLSECAEPSITILPQGSTSAVNKKPVKR
- a CDS encoding flavin monoamine oxidase family protein; its protein translation is MSEFDVLVIGAGMAGLSAGRALAEAGLRVVLLEGRDRVGGRILTVRAGDEVVEMGAEFVHGRPQELWDLIGEAGLQTYERTGEFLRAGDGGFESEGDEDEEPLEDLKTYEGPDLSFAQYVEGLGLSATKKVEAIGYVEGFNAADAREASIIGLGRQQVAEDAIEGDRLWRIKDGYDRVPEFLLERFEVAGGRVMLGACVKEIAWERGRVVVKTSAGEFRAAKAVVTLPLGVLQAGVVTFSPEPAGVMAAARRMRMGQVCRFTLVFKKMLWPEGMSFLMAREAMPPVWWSAWPSAGLTMTGWVGGPRADELMGDMDLQARGMAGLAAALGVSEDVVSKELIGVHVHDWASDEFARGAYSWVPVGGVDASAEMGVPMEETLFFAGEHTDTTGHWGTVHAALRSGLRVAGQVLESIGE
- the tyrS gene encoding tyrosine--tRNA ligase, whose protein sequence is MSDSRFAPVEDQLALLTKGAAEIIPLDDLRTRLEASLKSGKPLRVKAGFDPTAPDLHLGHTVLMRKLRHFQQLGHTVIFLIGDSTALIGDPTGKSQTRKQLTQAEIDANAETYKQQVFRILDESKTEVRYNSEWLAKLGFADMIRLAAKATVSQMLEREDFHQRFNNEEPISLHELLYPLAQGYDSVALECDVELGGTDQKFNLLMGRRLQRDAGQLPQIVLMTPILEGLDGVQKMSKSLGNAVGVEDSPFDMFTKLMTIPDALIGRYFTFLTDLLPAQIAVIEEQIVAGQLHPMQAKRDLARTIVEGFHTLEVAAHAEENWSKQFQQGGVSDDIEEVGITQAEIAGPEAHNAQDGVTGFTIKLPPLLVHCGLCPSNSEATRKLREGAVKIDGEVQKDAVMQLASLPVTLTIRLGKKAKRAVIT